A window from Fragaria vesca subsp. vesca linkage group LG5, FraVesHawaii_1.0, whole genome shotgun sequence encodes these proteins:
- the LOC101303611 gene encoding amino-acid permease BAT1-like, which yields MAANGGVSKDSGHARLHQLGYKQELKRDLSVVSNFAFSFAIISVLTGITTLYSTGLKFGGPVSIVYGWFIAGCFTMIVGLSMAEICSSYPTSGGLYYWSAMLAGPKWAPFASWLTGWFNIVGQWAVTTSVDFSLATLIQVIILLSTGGKNNDGYEASKYVVICFHGGILFLHAIINSLPISYLSFFGQLAAAWNFVGVFVLMILIPLVATERASPKFVFTHFNTDNGDGVNNKLYIFVLGLLMSQYTLTGYDASAHMTEETKSADINGPKGIISSIGISIIVGWGYILGITFAVTNIPHLLDENNDAGGYAIAEVFYLAFKSRYGTGVGGIICLGVVAVAIFFCGMSSVTSNSRMAYAFSRDGAMPFSPFWHKVNKHEVPLNAVWLSALISFCMALTSLGSLVAFNAMVSIATIGLYIAYALPIFFRVTLARKSFVPGPFNLGRYGILVGWIAVLWVAIISVLFSLPVAYPISNETLNYTPVAVGGLLIITVFAWVFSARHWFKGPITNIDA from the exons ATGGCAGCCAACGGCGGCGTTTCCAAGGATTCCGGCCACGCTCGTCTCCATCAGCTCGGCTACAAACAAGAGCTCAAGCGTGACCTCTC GGTGGTGTCCAATTTTGCTTTCTCATTTGCCATCATATCAGTTCTCACTGGTATAACGACGCTGTACAGCACTGGGCTGAAATTTGGGGGCCCAGTTTCTATTGTGTATGGGTGGTTTATAGCTGGTTGTTTCACCATGATTGTTGGTTTGTCCATGGCTGAGATTTGTTCTTCTTACCCAACTTCTGGGGGTTTGTATTATTGGAGTGCCATGCTTGCTGGCCCCAAATGGGCACCCTTTGCTTCTTGGCTCACTGGCTG GTTCAACATAGTTGGTCAG TGGGCAGTCACAACGAGTGTGGATTTTTCACTTGCAACGCTGATTCAAGTGATCATTCTCCTTAGCACAGGTGGAAAGAACAATGATGGCTATGAGGCTTCTAAATATGTAGTCATTTGTTTCCATGGAGGAATTTTGTTTCTACATGCCATCATAAACAGTCTTCCCATCTCATATTTATCCTTCTTTGGACAGCTGGCTGCTGCATGGAATTTTGTAG GTGTCTTTGTCCTCATGATCCTCATTCCCCTTGTTGCAACGGAAAGGGCTAGCCCTAAGTTTGTATTCACTCACTTCAACACTGATAATGGCGACGGAGTTAACAACAAATTATACATATTTGTTCTGGGACTGTTAATGAGTCAATATACATTAACTGGCTATGATGCATCTGCTCATATG ACAGAGGAAACCAAGAGTGCTGATATTAATGGACCAAAAGGAATAATCAGTTCCATCGGAATATCTATTATTGTTGGATGGGGTTATATCCTTGGAATCACCTTTGCTGTTACCAACATCCCACACCTTTTAGATGAGAACAATGATGCCGGTGGTTATGCCATTGCTGAAGTATTCTATCTAGCCTTCAAGAGTAGGTATGGGACTGGAGTTGGAGGAATTATATGCTTGGGAGTGGTTGCTGTTGCCATATTTTTCTGTGGAATGAGTTCAGTTACTAGCAACTCCAG GATGGCTTATGCATTCTCCAGAGATGGAGCCATGCCATTTTCCCCATTTTGGCATAAAGTGAACAAGCATGAAGTCCCATTAAATGCAGTTTGGCTTTCTGCTCTTATATCGTTTTGTATGGCACTGACA TCTCTTGGAAGCCTTGTAGCGTTCAATGCCATGGTGTCTATTGCAACCATTGGACTGTACATTGCTTATGCCCTGCCCATTTTCTTCAGGGTGACCTTGGCACGCAAGTCCTTCGTTCCCGGACCTTTCAACTTGGGTCGCTATGGGATCCTTGTTGGCTGGATTGCAGTTCTTTGGGTGGCAATAATCTCGGTACTCTTCTCATTGCCTGTGGCCTATCCAATTAGCAATGAGACACTCAACTATACTCCTGTTGCAGTTGGGGGTTTGTTAATTATCACAGTTTTTGCATGGGTATTCAGTGCTCGCCACTGGTTTAAAGGTCCTATAACCAATATAGATGCATGA